CCCCGAACAATGATCTTCTCCAATCCCTTCAAGATAGGCACAAAGAGTGTAAGTGTGATCGCTGGCAGCATCACTATAATAAAGATAATCAAAAGAAGAGAGAGGGTCAGTTGGAAGCTCAGCCATATAAGTTATTCCCACACAATCTGATCCTGTTGGCCCTGTTAATGAACCACCTGAAGTGAGACCCAAAGAATCTGGATATTTGCCACAGTCGGCATGGTACATTTGAAGCGCTGACCTAATCTGTTCTAAATCAGCCTTTCTCCTGCCGTTTCTGGCTGTTCTCCGAACGCCTTGATAAGAAACCAACATTATTCCCATTAAAATTCCGATGATAACTATTACTACCAAAAGCTCGATTAAAGTAAAGCCTTTTTTCCTCATCATAAAAATCCACAATCGGTCGCCCCTGGCGTACCGCTATCTGCCTTTTCACCCAGTCTTCCATCAGAGCAAACATACCAGAAATTCGTTGTGCTCCCTGAACCAGTTTCTGTTCTTACATAGAGAATATAATGGGTAGCATCATCCATTCCGGCAGTCCCATTACTTAAATAAAAATATTGATAAGTAGTTGATCCTACTTCTTGACGGGGATCTTGGGGACAAGCTGACATATAGTCTCCACTTGTTAAACTTGTACAAGGCTCTCCAGCGGGGTCTGAGGCATCATCAGCAGAAAGTCGAACCGGATAAGTTCCCCCTGTTTGAGAAGCAAGATTTTCTAAAGCAATCCTGTATTGATTCAAATCCGACTTCCTTTCCGCATCACGAGCACTTTTTTCTGCCATCCCATAACGAGAAATCATCAGAGTGGCTAAAATACCAATAATGGAAATCACTACCAAGAGTTCGATAAGGGTAAACCCTATTCGCTTATTACTTATTGCGTATTGCGTATTGCGTTCTTTCATGGTTCCCCCCTAGTAATACTTGCCGGTGGCGCAGGATCTCCTGAACAATAGGTATTCTTGGTACCATCTTTTTGTTGATCAGAGGCGTTTTCAAGACAAACGATTAAGGTATACTTCAGACTATCAGCCGCATCAAGAGCATAGGAATAATCTGGCCAATCACCAGTACATTCCCAATCCCCTAGGGTTTCGTTATAGCTACATTTCGGGTCGTGGGGCACATCCTGCATATAATCAGTTTCAAGCGCTCCTTCCAGAAAAGATATATATCCGGTTCCAGTGGGATATTCAGGCGGCTTTTGGCTATTTTTATACATTTCCAGCGCTTTCTGAATCTGATTGAGATCGCTCTTTCTCCTTGCGTCCCGGGCTCTTTCTCGAATCCCACCAATATTAGCAATCAACAGAGTTGCCAGAATACCAATAATCGAAATCACCACCAGTAATTCAATGAGCGTGAACCCACGCTCACAAGCTTTGCTTATGTGCGTGAAACCAAATTCCCTTTGTCGGATTGGATTTTCTTTTGTTTTTTTCATTTTAAATTCCTAATTATCGATTATCTTATGGTATCGGCGTTGGCTCCGGCGATGTGTTAGCGCTAGAAATACCAAAGTTATAATTACTAATCACTCCGCAAGAAACATCTAGCGTCGCCTCAGGATCATTCTCATTTTCTAATATAGCATAAAGACGATATAAATTTCCTTCCGAATAATAACAATAAGAGTGGGAAGGATCACTTAAAGGATCACCAGGCACCATACTCATGTAAACCGTGTTATTCTCATCACAAAACTCGCGTTGACCTGGGTCGTTCCAAGTACAAGCTAAGTCCCCATCTCCACAACTACATGCCTTTATCATTCCACTAGAATCACTATCAGGATAACCAGCATAATCATTATAATAAGCTTCAAGAGCATTACTAATCTGGCGCAAATCAGATTTTCTCTGGGCGTCTCGAGCCTTAATTTGCGAAGTCCGGAAATTACCGAGAGTGACCACTGCTAAAATTCCCAGAATCGCCATCACCACTAAGAGTTCAACAAGAGTAAAACCAAGTTTTTTGTTTTTTGTCTTTTGTCTTTTGTTCATTTTCATTCTTCTGGCGGGCAACAATATATTTCTGTTCCATAACATTCAATGTGATCTACTGTTGGCCCAGCACAACAGCCTATTACACCGCAAAGAGGCACATCACAATCACTACCACCCATTGAAGGTCCCCCATCCCAAGGTCTCCCACCAGCGCATTTTTCTGCACAACACTCTAGATTTTCTCCAGGACTAGAAACTCCGTAGCTAAAGACGCATCTTAGATCAAAATC
This genomic stretch from Patescibacteria group bacterium harbors:
- a CDS encoding type II secretion system protein, encoding MKERNTQYAISNKRIGFTLIELLVVISIIGILATLMISRYGMAEKSARDAERKSDLNQYRIALENLASQTGGTYPVRLSADDASDPAGEPCTSLTSGDYMSACPQDPRQEVGSTTYQYFYLSNGTAGMDDATHYILYVRTETGSGSTTNFWYVCSDGRLGEKADSGTPGATDCGFL
- a CDS encoding prepilin-type N-terminal cleavage/methylation domain-containing protein → MMRKKGFTLIELLVVIVIIGILMGIMLVSYQGVRRTARNGRRKADLEQIRSALQMYHADCGKYPDSLGLTSGGSLTGPTGSDCVGITYMAELPTDPLSSFDYLYYSDAASDHTYTLCAYLEGIGEDHCSGTGVCGGDCTDEDACNYKVCQP
- a CDS encoding type II secretion system protein, which encodes MKKTKENPIRQREFGFTHISKACERGFTLIELLVVISIIGILATLLIANIGGIRERARDARRKSDLNQIQKALEMYKNSQKPPEYPTGTGYISFLEGALETDYMQDVPHDPKCSYNETLGDWECTGDWPDYSYALDAADSLKYTLIVCLENASDQQKDGTKNTYCSGDPAPPASITRGEP
- a CDS encoding type II secretion system protein, with protein sequence MNKRQKTKNKKLGFTLVELLVVMAILGILAVVTLGNFRTSQIKARDAQRKSDLRQISNALEAYYNDYAGYPDSDSSGMIKACSCGDGDLACTWNDPGQREFCDENNTVYMSMVPGDPLSDPSHSYCYYSEGNLYRLYAILENENDPEATLDVSCGVISNYNFGISSANTSPEPTPIP